The Mycobacterium avium subsp. avium genomic sequence AGCGGCATTTCGTCATTGGCGGCAACAGGCAGCTGCCATTCGGTATTCCCGGTCTCCCGCGCTCCGCGATCCATACGGACACCGTCGCGTATCGGCGTATGTGCGGTATATGAACAATCTGAGCTGAGCCTGAGAAACCTTTTCGTTACCTGCGCTGTGCAGGAGATATCCATCGCCCGGTGACCTTAAACGCGGCGCGCCGGTCGGGCGTGTCGGCGGGATCGGGTTCAGGCGCGCCTGTCGGACTGCGCGGTGAATTGGAATACGCTGCGGGCATGGACGGCACCGACGCAGAAGCCCCCGGCCAAACAGCGCCCAGTCGGGCCGAATCGCTGGTCGCCCATGCCGAGGCCTCGATCTCCGAAGACGCGCTGTTGGCGGCCGCCCGCGAGCGGGCCGTCGACATCGGGGCGGGCGCGGTGACGCCGGCGGTCGGCGCGTTGTTGAGCCTGCTGACCAAGCTGAGCGGCGGCAAGGCGATCGCCGAGGTGGGCACCGGCGCGGGCGTCAGCGGGCTGTGGTTGCTGTCGGGCATGAGCGACGACGGCGTCCTGACCACGATCGACATCGAGCCGGAGTACCTGCGGCTGGCCAAGCAGGCGTTCGCCGAGGCCGGCATCGGGCCGTCGCGCACCCGGCTGATCGGCGGCCGCGCCCAGGAGGTGCTCACCCGGCTCGCCGACGAGTCTTATGACCTGGTGTTCATTGACGCCGACCCGATCGACCAGCCGGACTATGTGGTCGAGGGGGTGCGGCTGCTGCGGCCCGGCGGCGTGATCGTGGTGCACCGGGCCGCGCTGGGCGGGCGCGCCGGCGACCCGGCCGCCCGCGACGCCGAGGTGGTCGCGGTGCGCGAGGCGGCGCGGCTGATCGCCGAGGACGAGCGGCTCACGCCGGCGCTGGTGCCGCTCGGCGACGGCATCCTGGCCGCGGTGCGCGACTGACACGGGCACCTCGGGGCCCGTCGCGCCCTTGCCGGGCCTTCGGCGGGCCTTTCGGGGCCTTTGCCGGGCCTCTGCCGGGCCTTTGCCGGGCCGGCCGCATTTTTACCGATTCTTGACGCGCGCCCTCCTTGACCGCGGGCTGAACATACGTTTAGCCTGCTGAACATGCGTTCAGCCGACCTCACCGCCGCCGCCCGGATCCGGGACGCGGCTATCGAGCAATTCGGCGAACACGGGTTCGGCGTCGGGCTGCGCCGGATCGCCGAGGCGGCCGGGGTGAGCGCCGCGCTGGTGATCCACCACTTCGGCTCCAAGGAGGGCCTGCGCAAGGCGTGCGACGACCACATCGCCGAGCAGATCCGCGAGAGCAAGACCGAGGCGCTGCAGACCAACGACCCGGCCGTCTGGTTCGGGCAATTAGCCGAAATCGAGGAATTCGCACCGCTGATCGCCTACGTGCTGCGCAGCATGCAGACCGGCGGCGACCTGGCGAAGATGCTGTGGCGCCAGATGATCGAGAACGCCGAGGGATACCTGGAAGAAGGCGTGCGGGCCGGGACGATCAAACCCAGTCGCGATCCCCGGGCCAGGGCCAAATATCTCGGGATCACCGGAGGCGGCGGACTGTTGCTCTATCTGCAAATGCATGACAACCCAACCGATTTGCGTGCGGTGTTGCGCGACTATTCGCGCGACATGATCCTGCCCGCCCTCGAGATCTACACCGAGGGCTTGATGGCGGACCGCACCATGTACGACGCATTTCTGGCTGCCGAAGATCAAGGAGATTCCCATGGCAACTGACGGTTTTGCGCCCATCGAGATCCGCGGACTCACCAAGAACTTCGGTGCGGTGCGGGCACTGGACGGTCTCGACCTCACCGTGCGGGAGGGAGGAGTCCACGGTTTCCTCGGGCCCAACGGCGCCGGCAAGTCGACCACGATCCGCATCCTGCTGGGACTGGTGAAAGCCGATGGCGGCACGGTGCGGCTGCTGGGCGGCGACCCGTGGACCCAGGCCGTCGAACTGCATCGCCAAATCGCTTATGTTCCAGGCGATGTCACGCTGTGGCCGTCGCTGACCGGCGGCGAGATCATCGACCTGCTGGCCCGGATGCGCGGCGGCATCGACAAGAAGCGCCGCGCCGAGCTGATCGAGCGCTTCGACCTCGACCCGCACAAGAAGGCACGCACCTACTCCAAGGGCAACCGGCAGAAGGTTTCGCTGATTTCGGCGTTCTCGTCGCGCGCCCGGCTGCTGCTCTTGGACGAGCCCAGCAGCGGCCTGGACCCGTTGATGGAGAACGTGTTTCAACAGTGCGTGGCGCAGGCCCGCGACCGGGGCACCACGGTGCTGCTGTCCAGCCACATCCTGGCCGAGACGGAGGCGTTGTGCGAAAGGGTGACGATCATCCGGGCCGGCAAGACCATCGAAAGCGGTTCGCTGAGCTCGATGCGGCATCTGAGCCGCACCTCGATCAAGGCCGAAATGACCGGTGACCCCGGTGATCTCAGGCGGATCAAGGGCGTCGAGGACATCAGCATCGAGGGCAACACGCTGCGCGCGCAGGTCGACAGCGAAAGCCTCGGTGAGCTCATCCGGGTGCTCGGGGATGCCGGGGTGCGCAGTCTGGTCAGCCAGCCCCCGACCCTCGAAGAGCTCTTCCTGCGCCACTACGACACCTCCGGGACCGACGGCCAGCGCGGAGCCCACGAGGCCGAGGTGTCGCTGTCATGAGCGCGACAACCCTGAACCGGCCCTCCGCATCGGCCTCGCCCGCGCCGCTAGGCGGTTCGCACTTCTCCGGCACGCTGCAGATGCTGCGGCTCTACCTGCGCCGGGACCGAGTCTCGTTGCCGCTTTGGGTGTTACTGCTGTCGGTGCCGTTGTCCACGGTCTACGTCGGCAGCATCGAGAAGGTCTACCCCACCGCCGCCGCGCGGGCCGGTTTCGCCGCCTCCATCATGGCCAGCCCGGCCCAGCGCGCCCTGTACGGCCAGGTGTACAGCGACAGCCTTGGGGCCGTGGGGATTTGGAAAGCCGGAATGTTTCACGTGCTGATCGCCGTCGCGGTGATCCTCACGGTGATCCGGCACACCCGCGCGGACGAGGAAAACGGGCGCACCGAGCTGGTGGACTCCACCGCGATCGGCCGCTACGCCGGCCTGACCGCGGCGCTGACGCTGTCGTTCGCCGCCTCGATCGCCACCGGCGCGATCGGCGCGGCGGGACTGCTGGGCACCGACGTCCCGGCCGGCGGGTCGCTGGCCTTCGGCGCGGCCTTGGCCTGGTCGGGCCTGGTGTTCACCGCGGTGGCCGCGGTCACCGCGCAGCTGTCGCCCAGCGCCCGGTTCGCGCGCGGCGCCGCGTTCGCCGTCCTGGGCACCGCCTTCACCGTGCGTGCCGTCGGCGACGCCGGCCCGGGCGGCCTGTCCTGGCTGTCCCCGCTGGGCTGGTCGCTGCTGGTGAAACCGTATGCGGGCGATCGCTGGTGGGTGCTGGTGCTGCACCTGGTGACCACGGCCGGCCTGACCGTGCTGGCCTACCGGCTGCTCGCCGGCCGCGACGTCGGCGCCGGGCTGATCGCCGAGCGCCCCGGCCCGGCCACCGCCGCGCCGCGGTTGGGCAACGCCTTCGGGCTGGCGTGGCGGCTGGACCGCGCCGCGCTGCTGTTGTGGACGGCGGGACTGGCCCTGTACGGCCTGCTGATCGGCAGCGTGGTGCACGGCATCGGCGACGAGCTGGGCGACAGCGGACAGGCGCGCGACATCGTCGCGCGGATGGGCGGCACCAGCGCTCTCGAGGACGCGTTCATCGCCGTGGCGTTCGCCATGATGGGCATGGTCGCCGCCGCGTTCGCCGTCTCGCTCACCCTGCGGTTGCACCAGGAGGAATCGAGCCAACGCGCCGAAACAGTGTTGGCCGGTGCGGTGTCGCGAACCCGTTGGCTGGCAAGTCATTTGGTGATCGCGCTGGCCGGGTCCGGGGTGGCGATGCTGGCCAGCGGAACAGTCGCCGGCCTGGTCTACGGCATCGCGGCCGGTGATGTCGGCGGCAAGCTGGCCATGGTGGTGGCCAGCGCGGCCGTCCAGCTGCCCGCGGTCTGGCTGCTGTCGGCGGTGACGGTCTGCGTCTTCGGCGTCGCGCCGCGGTTCGCCCCGGTGGCCTGGGGCGTGCTGATCGGCTTCGTCGCCCTGTATCTGATCGGGTCGCTGGCCGGGTTCTCCCAGTGGCTGCTCGACCTGGAACCGTTCGCCCACATTCCCAGAGTCGGCGCAGATTTCACCGCCGTACCCCTGTTATGGCTACTGGCCATCGACATAGGGTTGACCATTCTCGGTGCCATGGCTTTTCGGCGCCGCGACCTACGTTGCTAGGAGAGCGTGATGAAAACCGGACTCCGGGTGACGGCGACGTCCGTCTGGGGAATTCTCTCCTGGATCTTGATCCTGTTGCTGCCGGCCGGCACGCTGCACTACTGGCAGGCCTGGGTTTTCATCGCGGTGTTCACGGTGGCGACCATCGTGCCCGCCGCCTACCTGGCCCGCACCAACCCCGCGGCCCTGCAGCGCCGCATGCGCGCGGGCCCGCGGGCCGAACCCCGGACCGCGCAGAAGTTCATCATCACGGGCTCGTTCCTGAGCCTGTTTGCGGCGATGGTGTTCAGCGCGCTCGACCACCGGTTCGGCTGGTCGTCGGTGCCGGCCTGGCTGTCGCTGCTCGGCGACGTGCTGGTGGCGACCGGCCTCGGGATCGCCATGCTGGTGGTCATTCAAAACAGTTACGCCGCAGCGACAGTCACGGTGGAAGCCGGCCAGACAGTGGTCTCCAGCGGGCTGTATCGATTCGTGCGTCACCCGATGTACACCGGAAACGTGATCATGATGATCGGCATCCCGCTGGCGCTCGGCTCGTACTGGGGACTGCTGTTCGTCGTCCCGGGCACCGCGCTGCTCGCGCTGCGCATCTTCGACGAGGAAAAGCTGCTGCTGCAGGAACTACCCGGATACCCCGACTACACCCAGAAGGTGCGCTACCGGCTGGCCCCCCACCTCTGGTAGGCGCGCCGCCGAGCGCCTAGGGTATTGGCGTGCCGCCCACTCGGATGACCGCGCTGGACCGTCCCTGGCGGCGCCCCGGCGCACTGCGCTACGCGCTGAACAGGATTCGCGGCGTCGCCAAACCGCCCGTCACCGTCACCGACCCACCCGCGGACCTGCACGTCGAACGGGACGTCGCCGTCCCCACCCGCGACGCAACGGTGTTGCGAATCAACGTCTTTCGCAAGGCAGACGCGGAGCCGCGACCGGTCATCCTGAGCATCCACCCGTACGGCAAGGACAGCCTGCCCAAG encodes the following:
- a CDS encoding O-methyltransferase, which gives rise to MDGTDAEAPGQTAPSRAESLVAHAEASISEDALLAAARERAVDIGAGAVTPAVGALLSLLTKLSGGKAIAEVGTGAGVSGLWLLSGMSDDGVLTTIDIEPEYLRLAKQAFAEAGIGPSRTRLIGGRAQEVLTRLADESYDLVFIDADPIDQPDYVVEGVRLLRPGGVIVVHRAALGGRAGDPAARDAEVVAVREAARLIAEDERLTPALVPLGDGILAAVRD
- a CDS encoding TetR/AcrR family transcriptional regulator; translated protein: MRSADLTAAARIRDAAIEQFGEHGFGVGLRRIAEAAGVSAALVIHHFGSKEGLRKACDDHIAEQIRESKTEALQTNDPAVWFGQLAEIEEFAPLIAYVLRSMQTGGDLAKMLWRQMIENAEGYLEEGVRAGTIKPSRDPRARAKYLGITGGGGLLLYLQMHDNPTDLRAVLRDYSRDMILPALEIYTEGLMADRTMYDAFLAAEDQGDSHGN
- a CDS encoding ABC transporter ATP-binding protein; the protein is MATDGFAPIEIRGLTKNFGAVRALDGLDLTVREGGVHGFLGPNGAGKSTTIRILLGLVKADGGTVRLLGGDPWTQAVELHRQIAYVPGDVTLWPSLTGGEIIDLLARMRGGIDKKRRAELIERFDLDPHKKARTYSKGNRQKVSLISAFSSRARLLLLDEPSSGLDPLMENVFQQCVAQARDRGTTVLLSSHILAETEALCERVTIIRAGKTIESGSLSSMRHLSRTSIKAEMTGDPGDLRRIKGVEDISIEGNTLRAQVDSESLGELIRVLGDAGVRSLVSQPPTLEELFLRHYDTSGTDGQRGAHEAEVSLS
- a CDS encoding ABC transporter permease, which translates into the protein MSATTLNRPSASASPAPLGGSHFSGTLQMLRLYLRRDRVSLPLWVLLLSVPLSTVYVGSIEKVYPTAAARAGFAASIMASPAQRALYGQVYSDSLGAVGIWKAGMFHVLIAVAVILTVIRHTRADEENGRTELVDSTAIGRYAGLTAALTLSFAASIATGAIGAAGLLGTDVPAGGSLAFGAALAWSGLVFTAVAAVTAQLSPSARFARGAAFAVLGTAFTVRAVGDAGPGGLSWLSPLGWSLLVKPYAGDRWWVLVLHLVTTAGLTVLAYRLLAGRDVGAGLIAERPGPATAAPRLGNAFGLAWRLDRAALLLWTAGLALYGLLIGSVVHGIGDELGDSGQARDIVARMGGTSALEDAFIAVAFAMMGMVAAAFAVSLTLRLHQEESSQRAETVLAGAVSRTRWLASHLVIALAGSGVAMLASGTVAGLVYGIAAGDVGGKLAMVVASAAVQLPAVWLLSAVTVCVFGVAPRFAPVAWGVLIGFVALYLIGSLAGFSQWLLDLEPFAHIPRVGADFTAVPLLWLLAIDIGLTILGAMAFRRRDLRC
- a CDS encoding methyltransferase family protein, encoding MKTGLRVTATSVWGILSWILILLLPAGTLHYWQAWVFIAVFTVATIVPAAYLARTNPAALQRRMRAGPRAEPRTAQKFIITGSFLSLFAAMVFSALDHRFGWSSVPAWLSLLGDVLVATGLGIAMLVVIQNSYAAATVTVEAGQTVVSSGLYRFVRHPMYTGNVIMMIGIPLALGSYWGLLFVVPGTALLALRIFDEEKLLLQELPGYPDYTQKVRYRLAPHLW